ATTGGAGTTTCACAGAGTggatttcactacctttcagttggaGGGCAGCGCACGTAGATGGTGGAAGGCTTATCTTCTTGGCAAACCAGAAGATTCTCCTCatatgacttgggatcagttcacacaCCTATTtttggacaagtatattccaccctcccagagggaagagttgcggtgtcAGTTTGAGCGgctcgagcagggtcagatgtcagtgactgagtatgaggcgagattttctgagatatctcgccatgcacttatgatacttcctactgaggcggAGCGAGTGCGAAGGTTCGTTGTGGGGCTGCACTGTAGTATTCAGGCTAGCATGGCtcgggaggttgagatggggactcccTATCAGTTAGTGGTGGAGATTGCTCGCAGGATTGAGGGTTATCGTCAGAGGTGTAGAGAGCAGATGTAGCGGGACAAGAGGTCTTAtttttctggagagttcagaggagCCCCAACTGGGGGCAGAAGTCATTTTGGGAGGGGTCAtcccagcaggcccccatattcagcaccaccacctcctcgaggtgttCCAACGCAGccctatttcagtgctatgccggagagttcttactggccgccagctattcagggttcttccagtgggtactccgatcatcagggttcttccagtgcctactccagtgccatgccagagagttcatatcgcccaccagctatccaGGGTTCATccggtgggtattcaggccatcagggccAGATTTTAGGGTAGCAGTGCACTGATTcgagaggttgttatgagttcggggatcctagtcacatgaagAGGCAttgccccaggcttcagggcaaggcagtgcagcaagGTCAGCAGCCCATGATTTCAGATCCAGTAGACGCACCAGCTGTCCGGCCACCCACAGGTAGGgggaaggtgggtaggggtcatcccaGAAGTGGAGGTCAGGTAGGCGGAGGCCATCCAGGTGGCTCCCCAGCCAGATGttatgcttttctggccagaccagatgcagtagcctcagatgACGTGATCACAGGTAGTatctctgtctgcggtagggatgcttcagtattatttgatctaggatatacctattcgtatgtgtcatctatGTGTGATCACCTTCTAGATATTcctcatgagtccttgggtactcctgtgtatgtgtccactcttgtgggcgattctgttgttgtggactagatctatcggtcctgtgtaATCATATTCTGTGGctacgagactagagcggatcttctgttgcttaatATGACCgattttgaggtcatcctgggcatggactggctatatccatatcacgccatccttgattgccatgccaaggtCGTTACCTTAGCGATGCTAGAGTTGtcgaggttggagtggaagggttcatctgtccgCATATCTAGTCTGgtcatctcttttctgaaggctcgacatatggtcgagaagggttgtttggcttatctagcctatgtccgggataccaccgcagagtctccgacgattgattcagtgctagtagtccgggagttctccgatgtatttccttctaatattccaggtatgccaccggatcgtgatatcgacttctgtattgacttggctctaggtacccagcctatatttatcccaccgtaccgtatggcttcgaaagaattgaaggagttgaaggaacagcttgagGATTTGCTAGCCAAGggtttcatcagaccgagtgtatcaccctggggtgcaccagtattatttgtgaagaagaaagataggactatgcggatgtgcatcgattaccgccagttgaacaaagataccattaagaacaagtacccgttgccacgtattgatgatttgtttgaccagttgtagggtgctagggtgttctccaagatcgacttgagatcagggtaccatcagttgaagatttgggactcaTATGTTCTGAAGACTActttccatactagatatggccattatgagtttctagtgatgtccttcggcttgactaatgccccagtggCATTTATGGTCTTGATGAATAGGGTGTTCAAGacttatattgattcgtttgtcattgtcttcattgatgacattttgatttactcacgtagcatggaggagcacgagcagcatatgagagtggtgcttcagaccttacgggaacagaagctatatgctaagttctcgaagtgcgagttttggttagattctgtagcattcttagggcatgTGGTATTAGGAgagggcattaaggtggatcccaagaagtttgaggcagttcagagttggcctcgtcctacttcggtgactgagatcagaAGCTTcttagggttagcaggttattgttggcggttcgtggagggcttctcatctataatatcacctttgactagattgacccataagggtgctcagCTTCGTTGGTCTGATGATTATGAGGCGAGCTTCCataagctcaagatagctttgaccaCAGCACTCGTCCTTACGTTGCCTTCCGTtttggggatgtatactgtgtattgcgacgcttcacgcaatggcttgggttgtgtattgatgcaggaggagcaagttattgcatatgattcacgtcagctgaagccctatgagaagaattatcctgtgcaagatttggagttggtcgcggttgttcatgctcttaagatctggaggcattatctatatggggtgtcttgtgaggtctacaccgatcatcgcagtttgcataatttgttcaagcaaagggatatCAATATGAGGCAACGTAGATGActtgagttactgaaagattatgatatcaccattctttatcattcgggcaaggcgaatgtagtcatGAATGCCTTGaacaggaaggcagagagtatgggtagcttgtcattcatttcagtagaggaaaggccactagccttggacatttagtccttggctaatagaattatgaggttggatatttcagagcccagccgagttcttgcttgcgtcgttgcccagtcttcatAATTAGAGCGGATCAAGGCTAggcagtttgatgatccgcaccaGATAGTTCTTAGAGAGATGGTACTACAGGGTAGTGCTAAGGgggtttctattggcgaggatggtgtcctgcgacttcagggtcgtctatgtgttcctaatgtcgatggcctGAGGGATAGGATTCTAGATGAGGCGCAGAGTTCTTGATATTCCTTTCATCCAGGtgttacgaagatgtatcgtgacctgaggcaacactattggtggcggcagatgaagaaatatatagttgagtatgtagctagatgcctaaattgtcagcaggttaagtatgagcaccagaggcctgGACGTCAACTCCAACAGATTACTAtacctaagtggaagtgggagtgcattgctatggacttcgtagttggattgTCGCAGactttgcggaagtttgatgtagtttgggtcattgtacacatattgaccaagtcggcacacttcattcttgtgatgactacatatacttcggAGAGATTAGCCCAGATTTATATCCATGAGATAGTTCGgatgcatggtgtgcctgtttccatcatttcagacagaggtcctcagtttacttcacatttctagagagcagtatagagtgaattggggacccgtgtagagctcagcacagcatttcatccacagaccgacgggcagtcggagcggacagttcagatattggaggacatgctaagagcatgtgtgattgactttggaggacagtgggatcagttcttgcccttggccgagttttcttacaacaatagttaccagtccagcatcgagatggctccattcgaggctttatatggttgacGGTGTcgttctcccattgggtggtttgagcccggcgaggctaggttatatggtactgatctggtgaaggatgccttggaaaaggtaaagttgatttaggagcgacttcgcacaacccagtcccgataaaagagttacgcggatcagaaggcgcgcgaCTTATCATtcatggtaggcgagaaggttctcttgaaagtctcgccgctGAAGGGAATCGtgcggtttgggaagaagggcaagttgaccccaaggtttataggcccatttgaggtgttgaggcgagttggggaggttgcttatgagcttgctttgcctcccagtctatcgggagttcatccgatttttcatgtgtctatgctccgaaggtATCAtcccgacttgtcacatgtgttagacttcggcATGATTCAGAtagatgagagtttgggttatgaagaggagccagttgccattgttgataggcaggatcgccaattgagatccaagaggatttccgcgATAAGGATCTGTGGAGGggacaaccagtcgaggaagcgacctgggagtccgaggaggacatgcggagaaaATATCCTCATTTGTtaagcactccaggtatgattctagacccattcgagggcgaacgttcgtttaagagatggagaatgtaatgactcgaccggtcattttgctttctagaaccccgttcccctaagtaagacccccccccccaatatgtgcttttactattttatgacttgcgggggtggttagtttgagatttggaagggttcaggttgaaatcgggacaattggttccttaagttggccttaaaaggctaagtttgacttcggtcaatatttcgagtaaacgacctcgaaatcgggattttatggtcccaataggttcgtatgataatttcagacttgggcgtatgctcggatcgggttttggatgactcgggagcgtttcggcgtcAAATTGTGAAGGTTGGTTCTTTAAAGGTttagaaattctttaaatttggtttggagcggattTTGGTGATATTGAGGTCCAAACAGAATTACAAGACCGGGGATGGTTTCGTAATGTTatttaagacttgtacgcaaaatttggtgtcaatccgagtagtttaagtacgtttcggcgcattgggagtaaattaaagaacttgaagttcataagtttgattcaattggttttggggtgcgattcttagttttaatgttgtttcgagcattctgagagttcgagcgattccgttttatgattccaaacttgttggtatgttcgagcggggccctgggggccccgagtgtcaatcggacgagcctcggaccaagttggaagtttggAGCAGATGTTGACTTCCAGTTCTGTCATAATCGTACCTGCGTtgggccagccgcaggtgcgagctcgtaggtgTGAGCCAAGAGCTGCAGAATTGAACCATTAAGGGTAGCCCAGCCATAGCAGATGCGAAAATATTTGGTGCACATGCGTGACCGCAGGTTGCGAGGGACCTGATCGCAGGAGCGGATGGGCTCGCAGAAGCAGCCCCAatggtccgcagatgcagagcctGGCCAGGTGAGAGCAATGCGCATCTGTGGGGATTTtgccgcaggtgcgggaccgcagatgcggccaaggcaccacaggtgcggaaatcgctgggcagaagggttcATTTAATACAGGACTTGGGCTATTTCTAACACATTTTCTTTCACTCTTGGGAGATTTGAGAGCttttaaggaggggatttcgacctagcttttgaaggtaagtaatttctacctaatgtgagtttaatacatcgattatgagtagattttaacatgaatatttgtggaaatcatgggtttagatgaaaaacctaagttttgattttaataaataggattttaccacgaaaatggttatagaacttagtgaaaatcatatatttatgattCTAAGGTTATGTGTAataactttcttcgaaaatttcaggaattcgagcacgtgggcccaggggtgaatttttagaatcttgcatttagggttggataacctctttaatagttggaatatgaatttttgagcaaatattgattagtttgtatatTATTTGATTAGTTTGGATTGATTTGGCACCGACTTGAGGGTGTGAGCGCATTCTTGAACCGGGAAgaaggctttgagacgaggtaagtctcttttctaaccttgtaagagggaatcaaccccataggtgaacttaatcaaTATGTAATTCTATTTGTGGgagggatacgtacgcacgatgtGATGAGAGTCCgcgcgtagctactattcatgcttatatccgggtagatttaggcttacaccatgctttgttgataccgttgcttgtttatgcttactagtTGTTAGATTAAAGCGGAGGTTGAGGGTTTCAATGTttaagcttcaagttgaatttcttatttttagaAAGGTATTGAGGAATACTACGATGAATCGAGAAATTATATGTTTAACCGCTTCGCAAATATATTCCGCGAGTGGGGTaaacttccactactctcatgggagcgggtcgttcgcctcgacaggatttattgatatattatatggttcgggtcgttcgaccctcggcagtgcacagtatattattatgtatatttggatcgggtcgtactatcctcggcataactcgtgtgTAGTGCTACCGAAATCCCttctttatatttaataatgttttacggacttgaaaggtgaaaggaataGATGAGAGAAATGGTTTGAttcttacttgaaagaagtatttgTCCACTTACTTCTTGTCTTGAGCGCTATTATCATTGTATATTACTTGCTTAATTAGAACCTCACGTTATTATGtttttggcccttagtaagtgtcgaagtcgacccctcgtcactatttcttcgaggttagactagatacttactgtatacatattgtttatgtactcacgctacacttctgcacttgatatgcaggatctgagacaggtgcatctggttatcagtcTGGCGCGCACTCTTGACTTCTAGCTCGAgactacacggtgagctgcccttccgagccgttcagcagcagttggagtctctcttttggatttatatttctgtctatttccttgagacagtagactagtatttttttgtatattctgctagtagcccacacacttgtgacaccaggtcttggcacatactagtagacttatgattttggacttattgTTATGACTTTGAATTGCACTTAGTTGATTATGTTTAATTACTTTACGGCagtaaatttctaaaaattttacCAATGAGGAAAGTTATTCACTTTGCAAACATATTAAAAGTGGAAACCACTAGATTTagcagtgttggcttgcctaacaacggtgttgggcgccatcacggcctatgatgaaattgggtcatgatagtacgcgttgatttacgtactcatgctacacttctgcactaaatgtgtaggatatgacaggttcatttgctgatcatcttggcgcgtaggcgcaactgttgaggagactttatgtgagttgcattccaggccacgcatcgcagtccacaaagtctccatcgtactatttattttattctgtctcatttacattctggacatatgtattgttattattgtactccttagtaaatgctcatgcacttgtgacaccgggtttttggggtgttctagaatttgttatggattgttttacACTAATTCACTTTCACTTATTATTTTAACGAAATTGCACGTAACTACGATTTATTTTAATGTACTAACCTCATTATCCAAGAAAGACATATGAatttttaaaatgataaaatcaataattaagtgttggcttgcctaacagtgatgttgggcgccatcacggcctatagtggattttgggtcgtggtaGAGAGAATTCTGAAAAATAGTCATACAATATAAAGTCAAGTTAAATTTTATTAGTAATACAAAACTATatccattttattatattaatgtGGTAAGTTACTAAAAATTTCATGTCATAATTTGATAATACTAAGTAATAGATAATACAATTAGAATAAGCAAGGaaaaacaaatataaattttataaaatatatagAAATATAAGACTTATAAGTAGAATTATGATGAGAAAATTCGTATATATACTcataattaaaattataataaataaagagtCATAAAGGGAGAAtattaaagaaagaaagaattccAAGCGATAACGTAAAATGTATATAATAATTACATTTTTCATATAGGAAGTTTTAGTTATTAAATTGAAGAATATAACACATAATTCCATATtgaaaaactaaaataaaaataatattagaaTATTTATACATAcgattaaaatattatatatatatatatatatatatatatatatatacataaaataaaaattataaaaaatattagtacttttaacaaaaaaaattaaaaaggtttatctttttatatttttgatgaattcaaaattataatttaaccaaaaaaaatatattactgtcacgacccaaaatccactataggtcgtgatggcgcctaacaccaccgtcaagcaagccaacggtgattgatcaatttaattactcattttattacttttgaaatcataaatttttataAGGAAGGGAATTTACCCATTTTAAATCCACGGGAACGTACACAATTTATAGTTTATAAGAGAAATAAAAGGTGATGATAATATACAGAACCGTAAGTATCAACTAGTATAtctcaaaactcggtgtcacaagtgcatgaccatttactaaggagtataatataaatacaacatctgtctagaatgtaaatgagacaaaataaaataaatagtacgatggagactctgtggactgCGACGCGTAgactggaatgcagctcacgtaaagtctcctcaacagctgcGCCTACGCACCAAGATGTTCACCAAATAAGCATGTTAGATCCTGCACgtttagtgtagaagtgcagcatgagaacgtaaatcaacgcatactcagtaagtatctagcctaatcccggataagtagtgacgagaggtcgacatcgacatttactagtggtccaataaatcaatacggtaaatcataaacagataagaagcacaacaatagtagtgaggtaaacctgtaactaacacaatcttccaaaatttctttaAATGATATCAATTTCTCATCTTGTATCCTATCTCAACGGCTCAGAAAGTATccagtgccaatatcaaatgaaaaagaaataccatataaaatgcaagaCATCGGCGGAAGAaaaaatctcgtgaatattcagactgctagcgatataacgcacgattatgccgaggtcgtacggccagaTCTCAGAAGGAATATGATATTTccgatcccatcataacgtgtacactgccgagggtcgaacggcatggATCATAGAAGCATCTATGGTACTGACGAGGCAAACGACTCACCCCCATAatagtgtggtacataatcctgctgacgcattcggcccgctccacaagaaaggaaaggaattttTAAATTATGCGACACGAGCTTACGAtacagtatatgaacacaaggtgagtataacctttaccatttctcaaataacttgtcAAACCCTCAAGGTAATAAGGCTCGGCttaatatgtatgtatgtatatatatatatatatatatatatatatatatatatatatatatttctaaatcaagttcaattaattaagccagc
This sequence is a window from Nicotiana tomentosiformis chromosome 5, ASM39032v3, whole genome shotgun sequence. Protein-coding genes within it:
- the LOC138893046 gene encoding uncharacterized protein; translated protein: MSILEFHRVDFTTFQLEGSARRWWKAYLLGKPEDSPHMTWDQFTHLFLDKYIPPSQREELRCQFERLEQGQMSVTEYEARFSEISRHALMILPTEAERVRRFVVGLHCSIQASMAREVEMGTPYQLVVEIARRIEGYRQRCREQM